A segment of the Spirochaetota bacterium genome:
ACCAAGGTGAATACCTAATGCTTTTATGCCAGCCTTCATCACTTCGCAAGCGCTATCCTGAATTTCTTGTGGTAGTTGTGATGGCATGGTATGTCCGGTTTCAACAAAATGGGGTGGATATTCAATAATGCGGTCAGCAATACCAGTGAAAGTAACTTCACCGTTAAACACCACGGCGTCTATAGATAATTCATGACCTTCCATAAATTCTTCTATGATTAGTTCGCCGCTGGGTGAGGCGCTTTTAGCAAATGCAAACGCATCGGCAATCTGATTCTTATTGTCAATGCGCATAACACCACGTGCACCCATATTGTCTGAAGGCTTTATAACTACTGGAAAACCAAGTACTTTGCACGCTTTTTTTGCATCAGAAAGTGACCACACGGGGAAAAAATGCGGTGATGGAACACCATACTCAAAAAATCGTGTGCGCATTTTTATTTTATTAGTGGCAGCAATGGCATCCTCAAATTTTATTCCAGGGAGATTGAGTGCATTGGCAACAGCTGCAACGGTGGCAGATGCATCGGTACCAACAGTAAGAACGCCTGAAATAGGGGTAATTTCATTCTGTTTTTTTGCAACTCGCACAGATCCTTCTATGTCACGAGTGCTCATAACAATTGGTATATCGGCGTATTTCATCCCAAGGGCATTAGGATTATAATCGGTAACTATCACCTGTAATCCCATTTTTTGAGCTGTCTGTATAACTGGTACCTGTAGAAGGCCACCGCCAATTACCATAATAGTCTTTTTCATGTCATACCTCTATATTATGTCACATTAGATTTCCCTGACAAATAAGGCAATACTTTTGCTATTATAATTATTGGCTATTTTAGCTCTAAACTTAAATGTAATTTTTAGTTGCATTTCTGGAGCATTTCCAAATAGTATATAGTGCTGTAGTAGCTTATAACTTTGATTGCGATAGGGAATGGAATATGTATAAAAAAATATTTTCTACATTGTTTTGTATTTTTTTAACTGCTGTGTATGCCCAGGATCCCGAGGATTTGACAAGAGAGGGTGTTGAACTGGGTAGAAAACAAAAATATGAAGAATCACTCCAAAAACTGGATGAATCCATAAAGATCTACAATGTGCGTTCGGCCAAGACACTCCATAATATGGGGTATGTGTATGAACTCAAAGGTGATATAGCTAATGCAATACCTGCATATGAGGAAGCGGTGAGGCGAAATCCCATACAAATACCATCGCTTGAGAGGCTTGGGTATTTATATTACAAAACAGGTTTGTTTGACAAGGCTGTGGCCACAGGTGAGCAGGTGTTAAAGCTTGACCCTAAAAATCAGGAAGTCATTAAGTGGTTGCCTGATGCATATAAACAAAAGCTTATTGCACAGGCTCAAAAGCAGATGGAAGAGAGAGCAGCGCAAGAAGAAAAGAAAGCCGTTAAAGAAGTAACTGCTGAAGAAGAAAAACCTAAAGAAACAAAGCGTATACTTCGTGCTACAGTTGATGGGATGTTTAGGGTTGGGTATTTTCTTGATAGTAGAGGCTTTGAGATAGTCAGTGATAATGGCCTTGGACCAAATATACCAGTACAGGCTTTTATAGATGCAGGACCATTTGATGGATGGGAAGCTCGCGTCACAACTGGCAATCCTTACTATGGGGCATTGCTACCTGATGTCAATGCGTGGATGGAGAAAGTAGAGGGATTGTTTAATGCGGGGGGATACTATCTGGGGTTTGGTATGCTTGGAAACCACCACAGAAGCGGTGGACTATTTGGTCAAGATGAACACATCAACGATTATAAGCTGGGAATGGTGTTTGGATTTACTCAGGATAAAGCTAAAATTGATATAGCTTTGTATCCACGGCTCATTATGCGCGATGGAGAAAAGTCAAGCGGACAAACATTTGATGCTGATTATTTTGACTTTGTATATACATACACATTTGATAAATATTTGTACTATTACACAAAATTCACTATTAATGAATTTTATTTTTTTGATCATACTATACCTGCATGTGCGTATGTTGGAGTATATGATTTTAGTATAGGGGTTGTGTTGAGCAGGTATAATGAGCTAACCGGCCAAAAACAACTTTCCTTTAACTTTAGCCTTACTGAACGCATGTATTTTGACAGCATTAATACAGAAAACCCGTATGCAAAGTTTGGCAATGGTCAAGGGTGGTTTGGAATAAACACTGACAAATGGACAAAAGGAGATCCTTTTTCTGGATTCAGGTCACTTTCACATGTATTTTCTGTAGGGGTGGAGGAGTATGTTCATAAGAATGTATTTCTTTATCAAACATTGGGTTTTGAACTTGCTGATACATCCGAAGACCATCATGAAATTACAATTAAAATTGGTGCAGGAGTTGAACTATAGCAATGGATTATGCAGCAATTACTGAAGATGCTATTGAGGTATGCAAACAGGCAGGAGCTATTATTCTTGAAGGGTATTACCGCAATGATGTGAAAATAGATTATAAAAGCAAAACAAATCTGGTAACCAATATAGACTATGAATCAGAACAATTTATAGTTGAAAGTATTAACAAAAAGTTTCCCGACCATGCGATAGTTGCCGAAGAGGGTAGCCTAAAAAAGACAAATGGTAACTATGTTTGGTTTGTTGACCCATTAGATGCTACCAATAATTTTGCGCACAAGATACCACTTTTTTGTGTCACCATCGCATTATATTCACGGCAGTTAAAAACAACAGTGGTTGGCGTTGTCTATGAACCCTTACGGGATGAATGTTTTTATGCATGGAAAGGTGGTGGCGCCTATCTCAATACAAAGCGTATATTTGTTTCACAGATTGGGGATATTGGCATTTCAGTTATTGCAACAGGGTTCCCGTATAAAAAAGATGATCCGCAAGTTAATAATCTTAAACAGTTTAATAATGTATTACCACATGTACAGGGAATCCGACGTATGGGCTCAGCAGCAATTGACCTTTCGTATGTGGCATGCGGCAGGTTTGATGGGTACTGGGAACCCATGCTGTATCCCTGGGATATGGCAGCAGGCGCACTTATAGTGGAGGAAGCCGGCGGAAAGGTCACTAAATACAATGGTGATACTTTTGATCCAGAATACCCTGAGATATGTGCCACTAATGGATTGATTCATCAACAGCTTTTGGAATGCATCAACAGGTAAAAGCGGTATTCTTCTAAATTTTATTGGGTACTTTACCGATACATTATACGAAAAACTGTTATTGTGGGCGGTCTATATGAAGAAAAAATATTTTGCACTATGTATGGTATTGTGTGCATCTGCATTATTGGCTCAAACTACTCAAAAATTGGATATCCCAATACAGTCGCTATATAGCAATCAAGTAAAAATAAAAGATGTGTATTTTAACAAAAGGGTGGATGTAGGTGGGAAAGGGGATGTGCTTGAAGTTGAAGTGATATTTGAAAATCTAACTGATAATCCTATGGATTTGTATGTCAATGTCATTGCAACGTATGAAAAGGAAGAAAAAGCAAAGTCTAGTTTTGAGATGCCAATACCTGAAAAAGAAAGGATACGAAACTTTGTTCCGTATCCTGATGATATATCAAATTATGAATATACTGATAGTAAAGGTAAAAAGATATATCAGGCGTATCCCAAGAATACAAAATCAGGGATTAACCCTTTGACAAACAAACTGTATTCGCTTTCAGTAAGAGACAACCTGGTAGTACGATCCTATCATATTTCGCCATACCGCAAGGATTTTGTATTCTTTAATTTTGTTACGATACTTGTATTTGACAAAGACGGTAATCCCATCTTGCGCGAAGTATATGAATTGACTGGAAAAAGAAAATAACAAAAGGCGGCATAAAGCCGCCTTTTTTAATTTTTCCTTTATACATACAACAGTGTATATTTAAATAAGTTTACGTGCTCTTAAAGCTTCTATCACAATAGATGCTATCTGTTCTGGTGTAAACTGAGCAATGTTAAATGTAAGATCGTATGATGCCGGATCATAGGCATCAAATTTAATGTACTGAGTCATGAACTCATGACGCTGTTTATCCTTTTCTTCTATAAGTTTTTCTGCTGTTAGTCGGTCCTTTATCTTTTGGATTTCCATAACTTTTTGAATGCGGTATTGCAGTGGGGCAACAAAGCGAAGGTGCAGACCATAGCGCAATCCCTTTGTGATAATTACAGAACCTCTTCCCACTAGTATGGCATTGCCATGTATTGCAAGTGTTCGTATGGTATTTGCCAGTTTCTGAAACACAGCTGCCTGCGGTGGCAGGTCAGCAAGCATTGTTCGCCATAGTTCACTCATTTCCTCACGGAGTTTTGTGTCAATTGTTTCCACTATTTTTTCAGAAATGTTGTATTGTTCTTCAATTTTATTAATTAAATTTTTATCGTAAGTGATCCATTTGTCGGTGTTTTGCAATTCGTTGAGGCTTTTAGCGATAGCTTCGGCAATATTACTTGCAAAACATCCATATTGGCGGGAAATGGTTATGAAAGGTCGGGGTTTGTCTTCTTTTTCAATCACCTTTTTTTCTTGTTCCCATACCTTCATCTGGTTTTGAATCCAGCGTTCCAGTGTTGAT
Coding sequences within it:
- a CDS encoding cytidylate kinase-like family protein, with product MSNPIKESTLERWIQNQMKVWEQEKKVIEKEDKPRPFITISRQYGCFASNIAEAIAKSLNELQNTDKWITYDKNLINKIEEQYNISEKIVETIDTKLREEMSELWRTMLADLPPQAAVFQKLANTIRTLAIHGNAILVGRGSVIITKGLRYGLHLRFVAPLQYRIQKVMEIQKIKDRLTAEKLIEEKDKQRHEFMTQYIKFDAYDPASYDLTFNIAQFTPEQIASIVIEALRARKLI
- a CDS encoding tetratricopeptide repeat protein is translated as MYKKIFSTLFCIFLTAVYAQDPEDLTREGVELGRKQKYEESLQKLDESIKIYNVRSAKTLHNMGYVYELKGDIANAIPAYEEAVRRNPIQIPSLERLGYLYYKTGLFDKAVATGEQVLKLDPKNQEVIKWLPDAYKQKLIAQAQKQMEERAAQEEKKAVKEVTAEEEKPKETKRILRATVDGMFRVGYFLDSRGFEIVSDNGLGPNIPVQAFIDAGPFDGWEARVTTGNPYYGALLPDVNAWMEKVEGLFNAGGYYLGFGMLGNHHRSGGLFGQDEHINDYKLGMVFGFTQDKAKIDIALYPRLIMRDGEKSSGQTFDADYFDFVYTYTFDKYLYYYTKFTINEFYFFDHTIPACAYVGVYDFSIGVVLSRYNELTGQKQLSFNFSLTERMYFDSINTENPYAKFGNGQGWFGINTDKWTKGDPFSGFRSLSHVFSVGVEEYVHKNVFLYQTLGFELADTSEDHHEITIKIGAGVEL
- a CDS encoding inositol monophosphatase, giving the protein MDYAAITEDAIEVCKQAGAIILEGYYRNDVKIDYKSKTNLVTNIDYESEQFIVESINKKFPDHAIVAEEGSLKKTNGNYVWFVDPLDATNNFAHKIPLFCVTIALYSRQLKTTVVGVVYEPLRDECFYAWKGGGAYLNTKRIFVSQIGDIGISVIATGFPYKKDDPQVNNLKQFNNVLPHVQGIRRMGSAAIDLSYVACGRFDGYWEPMLYPWDMAAGALIVEEAGGKVTKYNGDTFDPEYPEICATNGLIHQQLLECINR